TTGCGTCATTTTAAGTTTTTCACCATTTGCAATATTTATTTGTTCCTCAACAATATCTATTCCTGTAATTTCTTCCGTAACCGGGTGCTCAACTTGAATTCTAGTATTCATTTCAAGGAAATAGAAATTTTCCTGCTCGTCCACTAAAAATTCGATTGTGCCCGCATTCGTATAACTAAGTGCCTTTGCAGCGCTTACGGAAGCGCTTCCATAGCATTACGTGTTTTAACAGATAGAAACGGGGAAGGAGCCTCCTCAATCACCTTTTGATTACGACGCTGAATAGAGCATTCCCGTTCAAATACGTGTACTACATTTCCATGATGATCTGCCAAAACTTGAATTTCAATATGTCTCGTATTCTCTAATCTCTTTTCTACGAACATAGCGCCGTCACCAAAAAATGATAAGGCTCGCTTCGAATTACTTTCATACGCTTTTATTAATTCCGCATCGGAATATACCAATTGCATCCCTATTCCGCCGCCACCGGCAGAGGCTTTTAACATGATTGGATAGCCTATTTCGCCAGCTGCATCCATTGCTTCCTCAACAGATGTTACCCTCCGTCAGTTCCTGGGACAACTGGTACACCAGCTTCCTGCATTGCTTTTCTTGCAGCAATCTTACTTCCCATCTTTTTCATTACATCGCCCGTAGGACCAATAAGATAATACCTTCTTCTTTGCATCTTTTTGCAAAGGTATCACTTTCACTTAAAAAAACCATAACCGGGGTGAATCGCATCAACTGCAGTTTTTTTAGCAACATCCATTAGTTTGTCCACATTTAGATAACTTTCATTTACACGTGAGGGGCCAATCAAGTAGCTTTCATCAGCCATCCTAACATGTAAAGCTTTTTGATCTGCTTCTGAATACGGCAACCGTTTGAATAGCAAGTTTTTTACATCCCCGTATAATCCTTGCTGCAATTTCCCCACGATTTGCTATGAGTACTTTCTTAATCATAAAACTTCTCCCCTATTGTTCTGTATTTCTAGCAGCCTAATTTTCTCGCAATAACGACACGCTGAATCTCAGATGTACCTTCCCCAATTTCCAAAAGTTTTGCATCACGTAAATATCTTTCCACTTCATATTCACGCATATACCCATACCCCCGTGAATTTGAACGGCCTCATTTGCTGTACGAAAGGCGGTTTCTGTTGCATAAAGCTTTGCATACGCAGCCTCTTTACAAAAGGTTTCCCATTGTCTTTTAACCAAGCTGCCTTATGTACGATGTTTCTGGCAAGTTCAACTTCCATAGACATATCAGCAAGTTTAAACTGGATGGCCTGGAAGTTGGAAATTGGTTTTTTAAACTGCGTTCTTTCTTTTGCATAGCTTAATGCCCTGTCTAATGATCCTTGAGCAATTCCAAGTCCTAGTGCTGCAATGGATACTCTACCCCATCTAATGTGTGCATAATTGATGAAATCCCTTTTGTGGGTCGCCGAGCAAATTTTCTTTGGGAACGCGTACATTTTCCAGAACAATCTCTGCTGTATCGGAGCCACGAACTCCTAATTTATCGTAATTACTTGTAATGGTCATTCCTTCTGTATCTGTTGGAACAATTATGGCAGAAATGATGTTTTTCCCCTTCTCGTTTTTCCCAGTAACAGCTGTAACGATGACTGTTTTTGCAAAGCTCGCATTCGTAATAAAAGATTTTTCCCCGTTAATAATATAGTCGTTTCCCTCTTCCACTGCAGTCGTTTGCGTACCACCGGCATCAGACCCGGCGTTCGGTTCCGTTAATCCAAATGATCCTAAAGCTTTTCCTTGTGCTAATGGTGTTAGAAATTTTTCTTTTTGTTCTTCTGTTCCAAAAGCATAGATTGGACTTGCTCCAAGAGAAACTGCTGCAGCGTAACTTAAACCAGTGCTCCCACATACACGGCCGATCTCTTCCACTGCCAGGACGTAGGAAAGTGTATCACCACCGGAACCTCCATATTCCTCAGGAAAGGGGATTCCTAATAATCCTAATTCTCCCATCTGATCAAAGGTATCGACAGGAAACTTTGCCTCTTTATCAGCCTCTATCGCTCTTGGTTGTATAACTTCATCTGCAAACGCTTGAACCATTTTTTAATCATATGTTGTTCTTTGGATAATTCAAAATTCATGTCCTTCCCCTCTACTATCACGCAATAAATTCAACTAATTGATTTTTTTATCTTATCATATTCTCCCAAAAATAGGAAGCGTTTACAACATGGATGAGTAAAAATATAGCAGATAGGAAGGCGTTAACCTTTCCTATCTGCAGAGAGAATGATCATGTTATCCCAAAACTTTTTTTACTGCTAATAGTTTATTCCATAACATCATCAAAAGGTTTTTGATATGTTTTTTCCTTCCAAGCCTCTGTCACTTCGCCTTGATTATCTGTATCAATGATAAACGATCCATTGCTTGTTCTGGTACTGCTGGATAGTTCAAGTGGAAAAATGCTGTGGGTTTTTCCATTTGCTGTTTGGAAGTACAGTGTGTCATTTTCTTTAACAATGAAAAACCCTTCACGCGATGTGGCTTTTTCTTTAATTCTTTTAACAAGGCTTGACCACGTTTAGCTCTACTACCTTTTCAACTTCCGCTAGTTTCATCCGCTTACATGCTCCGCGTTGTGTCAAGATAACCATTGATGGCTCTGCAACTCATCAAATACATGTCCACTCACAACATATTCATCGTCCTTTAATTGCATGGCTTTAACACCTGCAGCCCGTTGACCAACAAGTGAAACCTCTGATTCATGGTACCATAGACCATATCCTTTATTGGAAACAAGGAATACATCAGAGTGTCCATTTGTTTGATAACATTGACAACTTCGTCATCTTTTTTGAGATTCATCGCGATTAATGTTTTTGAATGCCTTTGCGCATCATACAGTTTAATCTCGCTTCGTTTGATCATCCCATTCTTAGTAAAGAAAATAAGATGATAACCTTCTTCAAATTCACGAACAGGAATACACTGAACAA
This region of Virgibacillus sp. NKC19-3 genomic DNA includes:
- a CDS encoding acyl-CoA dehydrogenase family protein, with amino-acid sequence MVQAFADEVIQPRAIEADKEAKFPVDTFDQMGELGLLGIPFPEEYGGSGGDTLSYVLAVEEIGRVCGSTGLSYAAAVSLGASPIYAFGTEEQKEKFLTPLAQGKALGSFGLTEPNAGSDAGGTQTTAVEEGNDYIINGEKSFITNASFAKTVIVTAVTGKNEKGKNIISAIIVPTDTEGMTITSNYDKLGVRGSDTAEIVLENVRVPKENLLGDPQKGFHQLCTH